The DNA region CATGTCCAGCGCTGAGATGGGCCAGGCGACGAATGATGTGCGTGATAAGTTTGAGTCGACAATCTAGAAGACCCAGTCGCATCTCCAGTATGACGTCGCGGAGCCCACATGGGAGTACCCACGCGCGGCATTTTGGTTGCGCAgtgacagcgacgacgaggcggcgcgagcgcacTGGCCGCCATTGCCGAGCGGCAGATGGCCGTTGATCATAGAAGGACGGGCGTGTCCTTGCGTGAAAgaggagcgagcgaggcagGAGTTGAGGTCGCCGAGAGAGGGACGTCGGGATTGAGGCATGATGGTCCGCACGTGGCCGTGGGCCGCAGCGTAGCGAAACGCAGACTGTAACGTTGGCACTTCTACTAAACAATAAATACAACTCCGACATTAATAGCACTAAATTGTAAGAGGTACAGTCGGTTGTAGCTACCACGTATGTACCGCTTGCCCCTCTTGCCCCTCCAACCTTCAATTGAGAAGGGAACTACAGCGGGTTGTAGAGACGGGTCTCCACTTTATTTTGTCGCAAGCCCCTCCACGCCTCCAAAATGGTCCCGCGGCGAGTGACGCTTCTTCACTTCGCAACCTCATCCCTCTCTTGTAATAACCAGCAGACTTTCTCTTCCTACTCCTCACAGCCGTTGCTCTTTAAAGACGCAACAAAGTCGAATCGCAGCCATGGAGTTTGATACCAAGACCCGTACGTGCCAACTCTGTGCATGAAGGCCCAAAGCCCGCTGACAGCGCCATCCGGCAGCCAAATCGGTCACCAGTGACCCGACATCCTTTGCCAGCGACTCGGTCCGCCAGCGATGGCCTGTCATACTGGTGAGCAATCCAGAGGATTTTCTCATGTCCCTGCATCATTCGTTGCTAACCGGCGCAGACTggtgccgttgacgacgTCTATCGTGCCATCTCCAAGACGGACGACCCCGAGAAGCAGGCTGAGGGCAAGAAGAttgtcgagcagctcggtgCTCTCAAATATGAGGTTCAGCACGACCGGAAACTCTCGTACGTTGCGCCGCGTCTGGAAATCCGACACCCGCCCTCTGATACTAACTGCGGTCATTGAACAGTCCCAtcgaagtcgacgacggctacCCCGAAGAGATCGCTGCCTACAACAAGGAGATCCAGGACCTCGGGAATCCCAGCTGGCTGGACGTCCCCTGGCTATTCTCTGAATGCTACATGTACAGGCGAATCAGCACCTTCTTCACGCTCACCAAGCACTGGAAGAACTACGACATCTTTGCCCGGCAAAAGATCGACACCTTCCGCACGTCACGCAACGCtgtgctggagctggcctCGCGGTACAAAGAATTGATCGAGCAGATCCAGGCTGACAAGAACTCCACTCACGATGAGGAGGCCGAAAAACTTCTCTTCACCGAGTTCTTCGAGATTTGCCTGTGGGGCAATGCCACGGACCTGTCCCTTCTCACCAACCTCACGTATGAGGACATCCAGAAGCTGCAGGGCAGCGCGGCTCGCAAGGCTGCCGAGAAGAACATCCTCATCAATGACCTGCCGGCATCGTATGAGATCCTCAAGAAGGCTCGTGCCGACGGTcaggaggagcgccgcgtcgactTTGTGCTCGACAACGCCGGCTTCGAGCTCTACGTCGATCTTGTCCTCGCTGGCTTCTTGCTCGCGTCGGGACTCGCCACACAGATTGTGTTGCGCCCCAAGTCTATGCCGTGGTTCGTCTCAGACGTCCTGCCGGGGGACTTCTCGGCGCTTCTCAACGCCATTTCTCAGCCCAAGACCTTTTTCGAGACGCagtccgaggacgagaagctTCAGGGCAAGATCCCGGAGCCCCTCTCCGAAAAGGAAGCTGAAGACCTCTCCTTCGTATTCCAGGACTGGGCGACCAGACACGCCGAGGGCCAGCTAGTCATGCGCCCCAACCGGTACTGGACGGCTGGCGGCAGCTTCTGGCGGCTTCCCCACGAGGCTCCCGAGCTTCACGACGATCtcaagggcgccgagctcgtcatTTTCAAGGGTGACCTCAACTATCGCAAGCTCACAGGCGATGTCAGTACTACCCGGAAATTTCACTCACTGGTACTGCTGCTAACAAGCCGCAGGCTCACTGGGACCCAACCACGCCGTTCCAACAGGCCCTTGGGCCCATGGGCAAGGGCTCGGGCGTCAACGTCTTGTCTCTGCGCACTTGCAAGGCTGATGTCGTAGTCGGTTTGCCGGCGGGtaaggacgaggagctcagGAAGACCGagggtggcggtggcgacagcggcgcaCGACGATGGGCCTGGCACGGCAAGTGGGCTGTCGTATGCCTGTCTCAGGGGGAATAGACATCATGACGCAGATGAACTGATTATTTGTTGTTAAACTTTAGACGATAGACCTAGAATTGGATACTTGATGGCGGTTGGGGCGCCTTGCATCGCCTGATCATGGCCTCGGAGCAACGCTGGATGGGGACGGGGTGATCA from Purpureocillium takamizusanense chromosome 3, complete sequence includes:
- the HRT2 gene encoding Hairy/enhancer-of-split with YRPW motif protein 2 (COG:S~EggNog:ENOG503NVVV~TransMembrane:1 (o258-279i)) — encoded protein: MEFDTKTPKSVTSDPTSFASDSVRQRWPVILTGAVDDVYRAISKTDDPEKQAEGKKIVEQLGALKYEVQHDRKLSPIEVDDGYPEEIAAYNKEIQDLGNPSWLDVPWLFSECYMYRRISTFFTLTKHWKNYDIFARQKIDTFRTSRNAVLELASRYKELIEQIQADKNSTHDEEAEKLLFTEFFEICLWGNATDLSLLTNLTYEDIQKLQGSAARKAAEKNILINDLPASYEILKKARADGQEERRVDFVLDNAGFELYVDLVLAGFLLASGLATQIVLRPKSMPWFVSDVLPGDFSALLNAISQPKTFFETQSEDEKLQGKIPEPLSEKEAEDLSFVFQDWATRHAEGQLVMRPNRYWTAGGSFWRLPHEAPELHDDLKGAELVIFKGDLNYRKLTGDAHWDPTTPFQQALGPMGKGSGVNVLSLRTCKADVVVGLPAGKDEELRKTEGGGGDSGARRWAWHGKWAVVCLSQGE